A genomic segment from Nymphalis io chromosome 7, ilAglIoxx1.1, whole genome shotgun sequence encodes:
- the LOC126769555 gene encoding cytochrome b5-like, with the protein MARMISLEEVKKHRRKSSVWIIIHNDVYDVTNFLTEHPGGEDTLLDVAGKDGSREFEDVGHSDDARELLKKYKIGSLNPEDRISVVLPCSNLKWALLALAGALVVGVVLKKYLASK; encoded by the exons atggctCGTATGATATCATTAGAAGAAGTAAAAAAACACAGACGCAAGAGCAGTGTTTGGATTATAATTCACAATGATGTTTATGATGTTACGAACTTTTTAACAGAG cACCCCGGGGGTGAAGACACCTTATTGGATGTAGCTGGTAAAGATGGAAGTCGAGAATTTGAGGATGTTGGACATAGTGATGACGCAAG agaacttttaaaaaaatataaaattggatCCCTGAACCCTGAAGACAGGATCAGTGTTGTCTTACCATG ctCGAATCTCAAATGGGCATTACTTGCTCTAGCAGGAGCGTTAGTCGTAGGTGTCGTTTTGAAGAAATATCTGGCAAGCAAGTAA